CAAGGTAAAATCCTAGTTGGGATCCACTGTAGTCTGTAGGGGTAAGAACACCAATGTCTCTAAAACCATACTGGCAACTGTACGTACATCAGCAGTAGTTCACAACTCTGCTCTTACCTACCTATCCTCCATATATGCATGTTTGGCCGGCCACATTTCGCTCACGCAGTTGAAGTAGCAACCAGGGCAACCAGCCAACCAGTAGGTTCTGTGCACTCCTCAGCCCCAAGTCTGCCATGGCTCGGCTTCGGCTCTACCACCTGACCCTCCTCTCCGTCTTCTTCTTCCTGACCCTCACCGGCCTCGAGGCTGCCGGTCCGTCCGGAGGGAAGAAGGTGACCATGACCGTCCAGTTCCCGCCTGCCGACTCGCCGCCGGGGGAGAAGATCACGATCTCGACGCACTACGTCGGCGATGACGGGGTGGGCGACAGCCACATCCATCTCGACTGCGACGACCACGAGCCGTATGCCCCCCNNNNNNNNNNNNNNNNNNNNNNNNNNNNNNNNNNNNNNNNNNNNNNNNNNNNNNNNNNNNNNNNNNNNNNNNNNNNNNNNNNNNNNNNNNNNNNNNNNNNNNNNNNNNNNNNNNNNNNNNNNNNNNNNNNNNNNNNNNNNNNNNNNNNNNNNNNNNNNNNNNNNNNNNNNNNNNNNNNNNNNNNNNNNNNNNNNNNNNNNNNNNNNNNNNNNNNNNNNNNNNNNNNNNNNNNNNNNNNNNNNNNNNNNNNNNNNNNNNNNNNNNNNNNNNNNNNNNNNNNNNNNNNNNNNNNNNNNNNNNNNNNNNNNGATTTGATTTCTAGCTAATCTTGCGGTTGATCTGCAGTCAGCTCGGTTCCGCCGTAAAACACCTTGTCACGAGCCTGGAGAAGATACGAGATGAGGAGGCGCCACTATCCGAGGTAACGTACATTTTGCCCCTCCGATCCCTGTCTATCCGTCGGTTCATTTCTCAGAGAGCAATGCAAAAATGCTGAGATTTGCCTCATTGTTTCTGAGCTGTAGGCCTACGATATGCCCAGTGAGTGGATGCAGGTTCTCTTTCATTTGGTCTCTGGGAAAATCAGGCGCGATTTACTTTATTACCGTAGTATTGTCTCTGCAAGGAGCTCCTTCGCTCGTGCGAACAATCACTCGGCAGCTCTATCCTCCTCGCACTACTAAACACACGGTGAAGAAATCTTCCGCGTTCAGTCTGTGCCACTCTGTGGAGTGCCCACTCGTGGGTTCTCCCTGTAGTAATGTGGTAGTGTGCACACTGTGCAGGATGCTGGAGTACATCTACCTTCAGTTATCTCTGTATACCTTAGATTCTGTCGCTTAACATATCTTCCGTGTTGGAGAAAGAAAATATCTTCTTGTTCTTCTATTTATGTATTTCTCCTCAATTTCTGTGAAATATTGCGTTGTACAAACAGACTAATAGAGTGTATTTTCACCAAAAAAAAAAGACTAATAGAGTGTAACTGCACAATTATCAAAAAGATTTACAAAAAATAGAGAGAGATACAAGTAAGGAACTGTATCACCTAGAAAGAAAACATCGACACGACAAAAGATTCAGCTTACTACACATATCTTTTTtcttaactagatgataccccgcacgttgttgcggaaatattttgcaacatatttcaatgtgattcattgtatgaaacatgaatatttAAAGTAATAATATAAAAAGCTAACACTAAAAATACATATAATTTATTGTGCTTGATTACTGTATAGTTGTAAAATGTTTATTAAATGTATATAGCATAATAAAATGAAAATTCTCATGTATGTTGCATGTTGAGATAGGtctttttttttcatgcatgtcatgatgaagtggcatgcttgcatgttgagagacatATGATAGTGGGGGTGGGCCTTTTCTCATGCATGTTGTGcgatgatgtggcatgcttgcatgttgagaaaaATAGTTAATGgaagctagctatttagatatagaagattcggATCTTAATTAGGACCTAGTttcattaaaaaaatagaaaagagatgTCCAGAAAATTTGCGGCAAACCAGATAAAATCGTTACAACACATATGCAAGACGTGCCATCATGGCCAACCTAGCTACCCACAAGCCACAAGACCCACTCATCGCCAAAAAGTGGAATTGGTCCGGATCTTGCTGATCTAGGCGTAGCTAACATGACAAGTTAGACCATATGAAGGGTATGTAATCAATGGTTACATGCTTGCTACGAAAGAGAAGAATGGTAGATCAAAGACTCAGAATTTGCTTGTTACCCTACAAGTTCTGCTAGGAAACAAATAAGGAAAAGAAACATATATACTATGGATACATTAATAAGATATGGGAGCTGGACCATGTGGATTCTAGAATTGCATTGTTCCAATGTCAGTGTGTTAGCAAAAACTGAGTCAATTGTAAAGAAAATGGTCATACTAATGTAAATATCAACAAGTTGCCTACAAAGAATAATCCATTCATATTTGCTCAATTTGTCCATCAAGTCTTCTACATTGACCACACAAGAAATAAAAGCTGACATGTGGCAATGCCCTCAAAAAGGAAAATTCTTGGTGTGGAAGGTATAATCCATAAGGACAATCATAACCGAGTTGACGATATTTTGCCTACCGTGCCTGGATCAACAAAAGAGTGTGCTAAAGTACTTTCGACCGAACcttatgatcatgatgatgatgtaaTTGTCTAATATGCATGTCTTTTGACATTTCCTGATTTTGAGTTGAACTATGTAAGATTATTATTTGCATTGTATGGTTTTGAATTAAAATGTGTTTGAATATTTGTTTGCACTGTATGATTTTGAGTTGAATTGTGTATGATTTTTAGTTGAACTATGTCGGTGAATGATACTGGCAGTAGTTCTCCTGACAGGGTGTTGTGCATAGCAAAAAGTATAGACGGGAAGCCACATaaagtttttacccaagttcgggccctcatgGTGGAGcaaataccctagtcctacttgaTATTGTTAGTACAAATGCCTCGTTTGAGGAGGTTATAATGGTATATTGTGGGTGTATCCAAACCAAGGATTTTTTTTCTCGATTCCATTTTTTCGGTTGGCACAAAAAAACACCAGTTTCTAGAAAATTACGGATTTTTTGGATTTTTCAAATGAGTTTTGAATTCAATTGTTTTGCTTTCAAATATAAACTATATTAAGCCCGCCTTACATAGTATTGTTCTTGTCCGAGTAGTTAGTGCATCTCTCTGTCATTCGTAAGCTCGTTGGTTTGAACCAACCATCCCTCTCTTTCCAATAATTTTTTTGTACGGCAAAACACTTATTAAAAATAAGTTGGCAAAACTGGGATTCGATCCTGCGACCCCTGAAGCTACAGCAAGCACATTACTACCACACCAAGAGATAACTCTATCTGAATAGCCCTAAAATCCCTATTTGACATAAATTAGATGTTTAAATTtaaataaattcaaaattttcatttGGTATTCAATTTTTTGGTGAGCAGCGGAAGCTCCGGTTTTTTTTATCGGTTTTCAAAAATACCGGCCAAGAAAAAAACCTGATCCAAACTACAGATTGGATGCTATGAGCTAGCCTTGGCCTTGCCTTATATAGGGGGCAGGGGACGAGGCCAAGGATTTACGGGAGTCCTATTCAGTTACCATCGACTTGGGAGGGCGCCGTGATCTTGGTCTTGCATACCAAGTTGGTGGAGTCTTCTAGAGGAGGACTATCGGCAGGGTAAGGGAACTAGGCCAAGTTACGGCGTGCTGGGTCTCGATGTGGGTCTGGTTGACTGACTTACCGTCATGTGATATACGCCCGAACCCCGTTAAGTGGTAGCGTCAGTATCCTGAGCTTGTCAAAAGCTCGACAGCGTCCGAATTGAAGTGAAATATTGCACGCCATCTTGGACTGCTTGCTCTTCCGTGAGGCAGGAGAACGATATGCTAAGCGGGGCTTGGAAGCCGTGAGGAGGAAGGTGAAACCTTCCAGGCGAGCGTCTAACCTCCTAATCTTGGTTTGTCGTTGAAGATGCCCACTTCCGGAGAGTTGGTTTCAGTGAAACGGCAAAGCGTTGTGGATCTTTGAGTGATGTCTTCCTGAACGTCAGGCCTAAATGCTCCAGGCCCAGTCTGGCTTTGTCTTTGCATGGAGATCCAATGTACCCACCCGAATCGAGCTTGGAATGGTCAAGCATGCGATGCGAGGCAGCATGGGTCCCAATGAAAGGTCCCGTCCTACCGCCCGTCAAATTTAAACTGCCTCCAATACTCtggcagtactccctcctttccggtttatagggcttatttcATTTTTTTCGTTTTTCCAATTTAAagggctcatctccatctcattTGAAGATTCCGAGAAGCATTAAATCTCTGCATGCAAGAGTTAAAAAGGAACACACCAATGTATGTAATGTTTCTACTCATCTAGTAGCCAAGCATGCATGTGTTGCAATTAATTCAAATAAATGCATCAGTTTAATTTGAGTAGTTTCGTAAAGTACGAGAAATATTCCTCCACTCATCATATGCTttggttgatgagatttcagaTTTGAGCCATGTAAACCGAAAAGAAGGGGGTAGTATATAAGCAATTCCACATAATTGAATTCGCTGGCAAAGTGTTCATTCACGGGGCACTAATATGAGGGGGAAGTGTTGCATTGGTCACCTTTTTGAGGTGGTGGGTTGTCGTTGGGCACCATTTTAGGGCGAGGGCTGTTTTTGCCCTATCTGTGGTGAATGGAAGGTATGTACTACTGTacctttgtttttatttttgctCCATATTAATTCTTTAGGTCAAGCAATGATGAATTTAATGGTACTGTACTAGTATTGAGGATGTTAATaaatttttctataaagttggtggcAGTTTACAAATATTTTCTTATGAAAAAGGTAATATGGAGAGTAAGTAAACGCAGAGGTGATATTGTATTAATTATTTAGCTCTGATGCATGCATAATTTCTTGTATTAGTAGTTTATAAATGTCCGCTTCTGTTCTGTTAAAAAATGGGTCGAGCTTGGATGTACACGTCAAGAACCGTTTGATCGACGCGTACATCGATTGGTTGACAGGATTTTTGAAAACATCCGATCAAGATAGATTGAGAAGGAAAGTGAAATGGATATGTTGCCTACTTTCGTGTTTGAAGCGTGAAAATTTGTGTCTGAATCTCAGTGACTCTGGACAAATATAGAACTTCAAACATCTCACACCTATACTGAAGCATTGTAATTCAAATGATCAAATCTAACATAATTGTGCTGTTATTgtcttaattatttcagttattcttGCATCAAGATGAGCACACGCACACTCACACCGCCGGTATTTGTTTGACGGTTGAGTGCCGCACAATGCGTGGCTGGCCATACAAAGTCACGCGCAGTGCTCTGCTTTTTTGACCGCAACGTCCCCAAAGCATATGATGTACTGCTGCTGCCCATGCATCTGTAACAGCTGCACGGCGCGCACCGCGTGAGAGTGAGGGGGCATAAAACCGTGATGGGGCTTTTGCACTCATGCCCCTACTTTGAATATGAAGTTCACCAATGGTGATTTAGCCCCTAAAACCATGCTGGCAAGTGGCAACAGCAGCACTCAGCCCTGCTCTTACCTCTCCATATATATCACTGGGTTCTTCTGTGCAAGCTCGCTCACTCCTCAGTCCCTAGCTAGGCTGCCAAATGAGAAGAGGGAAGAAGTCTACCATGGCTCGGCGCTACCACCTGACCCTCCTCTCCGtcttctccttcctgctcctcaCCTGCTTTGTCGCTCCTCATCTGTCCCGAGGGAAGAAAGTCGGGAAGATAGTGACCCTGACCGTCCAGTACCCGGCCGTGGACTCACCGCCGGGCGAGAAGATCAAGATCTCAGCGCACTACGTTGACGAGCACGGGGGCCGCGAGCGCCACTTCAACCTCGACTGCGACGACGACGAGCCGTatgtatctctctctgtttctctctccgtGTGACTTCGCTTGGTTTTAAAAAAATTCTAGCTAAGCTTGCGATTGAACTCCAGCCTCGGTTTCGGCATGAAGTACCTTCTCTCGACCCTGGAGGGGATACGAGATGCGCGGGAGTCTCGATCCCAGGTAACTAGAGTAGAGTTTGCTCCACCCTACTGTTCCGAGTTCTTGCTGATTTCAGAACACAATGTGAAGTGCTGACCCTGACCTTTGCCTCGTTGTTTCTCAGCTCTAGTAGCAGGTACCCACTGGAGATTATTGGAGAAGGAGCTGCTCTTTTCGTTCCAAGGGAAAATATTTTAGGCGCCTTTTATTTTGTGTCGTAGTATCTGCAGCGATCCGTACTAGTATGGTAGTACTGTGCAGGGTGCTGGAGTACACCGATCTTCATGTATCTCTATGCGAATATATCGTGGATTGTGTGTGTCACTCAACATAATTAAGAGGCAATTGTGTGAGTCTCTTCCGGGTTCGAGAAACAAAATATATTCGTGTGTCTTCTATTTTATGAATCTTGTAGCCAATATCTGTCAAGTGGAGGAAATTAATTTTGTTTCTgaaaaacatcaaccaaatatagcaTATAACTTCACAGTGTCAAGAAGAACGAAGGATACGAGCGAGAATGTCATCAAGCCAGTATTGAGAGTCGAGGGTGAAATAGAATGACCATTTTTACGGTACCCTATACTGCTAGCGGTGAGGAGAGCGGTATAACAAAAGCCCACGGTTAATTTCCCTGGGTTAGTAAAGGCATTTCCTCTTCATTAAATTAATGTGAAAGGGTTTTAGCTGTAATCCCATCAGGTTGATAGATGATCACCTCGCCATGCAACTGTGCACATCGTAGGGAGGCCGTTGAGTAGCCCCTCTCCCTacgagagaggagaggagagtttTGGCACCCGGAAGCATATGCTTTTGGTTTTTGTAAAGAATTTTATATGTATTTTGAAATGTCACAAAATTCTGACAAAAAGTTTCACGGTACAATTTTCTTTTACACCGCCACAAAAAATGTTGGTTTTCTGTGAATTTCGGCGTGCGCACTTAGAATGTCAAGATGTACGTGGCAATTTTTTTTACGGATTTTTGTCATTTTGAAATATTTTTATTGGTGGAAAGACCATATGCGCCCATGTACCAAAGTGAATCTCCACTTTCCCTAGCCCCTCCTTTCCCACTGTTGGTCCCCGGCCAGCAGTGGCCACCGGCCCCCTGACGTGCACCACTCTGGCCGTGTCAGCCACTTACACTCCCTGAGGGTGATTACTCGATCCCTTCAGCCACCAACATGGCGCTCTCGGGTCTTGTTTTCCAACACGGCTTAGATTTTGAAGACAAGATGCGTAGAAGTTTTGGGAGAAATATTTCCCTCCCCCCACCCCCGTGACCATTAGGGAGGTGAACCCTAGCGCCGACACTACCCTCCTCGCCTCCCCCCCCCTCCCAGAAGGCGCGAGCGGTTGAACGAGCTCTGAAAGGGGTAAAACTTAACATGGTGTCTCCGTTGGACCGCTGTAGAGTTATTTGAGAGTGTTATGATAAAAACAAGACGCTCTTCATGTATGAACCAAACACTCTCCGACAAAGTGTCTGGAAACTGTCCCCTTCCAGACACAACTATATTTTTTACGTGATTTCAAGTTCAAACTTTTGATACGATTAATACACACCATTGGAACTCTCATGCTCAAATTTGACCAGTTTTTTTATTGGTTTGCTATTTTCAAAGCACTAGCTTGTTTTCTGGCCACTAAAAGGAGAAAAGCGCTCTTTGATTCTACACAGCGTGCAAACGAGTTTCGAAAAGAATGAGACTTGGCATGGTGTCTTCGTTGGACCCATGTAGGGTGTGGTAAAATTTGAGGACTTGATGGAAAAAAACACTCTCCGGTGAAGTTTCAGGGTTTCGAACAGAAACCACCGCCTGCCAAACACAAACCAATTTTTATACATCATTTCAACTTCTTCAAACCTTTTTTCACGATTAATACACACCATTGAGACTATTCTAGGTTTAGTAAATATGATTTTTAAGCACTTTTCTGGACTTAAGATATGTGTGGCGGGCGGCCGATACCGTTGCAACCGTAAAGTTTTGGAAACTTTCTACAATTTTGACGCGGGTTGCCGAAATATTTTTGTGGCGGCCATGTTTTTTGCCCGCGACTGGTGCATAACAAACCAGTAGCAGGCACTTTTTCTTTGCCCGCCACTGCTGTTTTTGTTTCACTTGTAAATTTGTAAAAGTTTACGAGTGGCAGGTTGTAATTTTTGCTCGTCGCTCAAAATAGCAGTGGCAAGTGCCTACTCGTCCT
The sequence above is a segment of the Triticum dicoccoides isolate Atlit2015 ecotype Zavitan chromosome 1A, WEW_v2.0, whole genome shotgun sequence genome. Coding sequences within it:
- the LOC119362385 gene encoding uncharacterized protein LOC119362385 produces the protein MARLRLYHLTLLSVFFFLTLTGLEAAGPSGGKKVTMTVQFPPADSPPGEKITISTHYVGDDGVGDSHIHLDCDDHEPQLGSAVKHLVTSLEKIRDEEAPLSEAYDMPSEWMQVLFHLVSGKIRRDLLYYRSIVSARSSFARANNHSAALSSSHY
- the LOC119362469 gene encoding uncharacterized protein LOC119362469, producing MRRGKKSTMARRYHLTLLSVFSFLLLTCFVAPHLSRGKKVGKIVTLTVQYPAVDSPPGEKIKISAHYVDEHGGRERHFNLDCDDDEPLGFGMKYLLSTLEGIRDARESRSQL